In Gemmatimonadaceae bacterium, the following are encoded in one genomic region:
- a CDS encoding methylmalonyl-CoA mutase family protein, whose protein sequence is MTEVNPLYTALDTAGLAEADLGMPGAFPYTRGIHPSGYRGKLWTMRQFAGFGSASDTNERYKFLLAHGQTGLSVAFDFPTLMGYDSDHPRSEGEVGKCGVAISSLADMEVLFDGIPLDKVSTSMTINGPAVILYCFYLAAAEKQGVDLASLRGTIQNDILKEYMAQHAWVFPIEPALRLIVDCFEWSAEHVPQWNTISISGYHIREAGATAAQELAFTLADGFTYVERGIARGLDVDTFAPRLSFFWDIHNDFFEEIAKLRAARRIWARHMRDRYGAKDPRSLVMRFHSQTAGVTLTAQQPMNNIVRVAYQAMAAVLGGTQSLHTNSMDETLALPTEESVQVALRTQQVLAYETGVPNVMDPLGGSYYVEALTSQLEEEAEILFRQIDEVGGVVQGLETGWLQRKIAESAARQQWEIEQHRRVIVGVNEFVTDEPELTIPLLKIGNTEAEQRERLAHLRSTRDNALVEKRLGELRDAARTNENTMPHILDAARAYCTLYEIRAAMEDVFGAYREPVFF, encoded by the coding sequence ATGACAGAAGTCAATCCGCTCTACACCGCGCTCGACACCGCGGGGCTCGCCGAAGCGGATCTGGGAATGCCGGGCGCGTTCCCATATACCAGGGGCATTCATCCCAGCGGCTATCGCGGAAAGCTCTGGACGATGCGGCAGTTCGCCGGCTTCGGAAGCGCCAGCGATACCAACGAGCGGTACAAGTTCCTCCTTGCGCACGGTCAGACGGGATTGTCCGTTGCATTCGATTTCCCCACGCTGATGGGCTACGACTCCGATCACCCCCGGTCGGAGGGAGAAGTGGGCAAGTGCGGCGTCGCCATTTCCAGTCTCGCCGACATGGAGGTTCTCTTCGACGGGATTCCGCTCGACAAGGTCTCCACGTCCATGACCATCAACGGACCGGCGGTCATCCTCTACTGCTTCTATCTCGCCGCCGCTGAAAAGCAGGGAGTGGATCTCGCGAGTCTCCGCGGAACCATTCAGAACGACATCCTCAAGGAGTACATGGCGCAGCACGCATGGGTTTTTCCCATCGAGCCCGCCCTGCGCCTGATTGTGGATTGCTTCGAATGGTCGGCGGAGCACGTGCCGCAGTGGAATACGATCTCGATCTCCGGATACCACATCCGGGAGGCCGGTGCGACGGCGGCGCAGGAGCTGGCGTTCACTCTCGCGGACGGGTTCACCTACGTCGAGCGCGGCATCGCGCGCGGGCTCGACGTTGACACCTTCGCGCCGCGCCTGTCGTTCTTCTGGGACATCCACAACGATTTCTTCGAGGAGATTGCCAAGCTGCGCGCGGCGCGCCGCATATGGGCTCGGCACATGCGCGACCGCTACGGGGCGAAGGATCCGCGATCGCTCGTCATGCGGTTTCATTCGCAGACGGCCGGCGTGACGCTCACCGCCCAGCAGCCGATGAACAACATCGTCCGCGTCGCATATCAGGCGATGGCGGCGGTGCTCGGCGGAACGCAGTCGCTGCATACCAACTCGATGGACGAAACCCTTGCGCTGCCCACCGAGGAGTCGGTGCAGGTCGCGCTTCGGACGCAGCAGGTGCTCGCCTACGAGACCGGCGTACCGAATGTCATGGATCCCCTTGGTGGCTCGTACTACGTCGAGGCGCTCACGTCTCAGCTCGAGGAGGAGGCGGAAATCCTTTTCCGCCAGATAGATGAGGTGGGGGGAGTGGTGCAGGGTCTCGAGACCGGATGGCTGCAGCGCAAAATCGCCGAGTCGGCCGCTCGCCAGCAGTGGGAGATCGAGCAGCACCGACGCGTGATCGTCGGGGTCAACGAGTTCGTTACCGACGAGCCCGAGCTTACAATCCCGCTGCTGAAGATCGGGAACACCGAAGCGGAGCAGCGCGAGCGTCTGGCGCATCTGCGCTCCACGCGCGACAACGCGCTTGTCGAGAAGCGGCTTGGCGAGCTTCGCGACGCGGCGCGCACGAACGAGAACACGATGCCCCACATCCTCGACGCAGCCCGCGCCTACTGCACGCTTTACGAGATTCGCGCCGCAATGGAGGATGTCTTCGGCGCGTACCGCGAGCCCGTCTTCTTCTGA
- a CDS encoding cobalamin B12-binding domain-containing protein — MRPIRIIVAKPGLDGHDRGAKVVAAALRDAGMEVIYTGLHQTPEMIAAAAVQEDADVIGLSILSGAHMTLIPRVRRLVNEQGRDDILITGGGIIPKEDMDALQAQGIGRLFGPGTPTTELIAYIKDWFATREAQDTSAAGA; from the coding sequence ATGAGACCAATCCGAATCATTGTCGCCAAGCCTGGTCTGGACGGACACGATCGTGGCGCGAAGGTCGTCGCGGCGGCCCTCCGCGACGCGGGCATGGAAGTGATCTACACTGGCCTCCACCAGACTCCTGAGATGATCGCCGCGGCGGCCGTTCAGGAAGACGCCGACGTCATCGGGCTCTCGATCCTGAGCGGAGCGCACATGACGCTCATTCCCCGTGTTCGCCGGCTGGTGAACGAACAGGGACGGGACGATATCCTCATCACCGGTGGAGGCATCATTCCGAAAGAGGACATGGATGCTCTCCAGGCGCAGGGGATTGGACGGCTGTTCGGCCCCGGAACGCCCACTACGGAGCTGATCGCATACATCAAGGACTGGTTCGCCACCCGCGAGGCTCAGGACACATCCGCCGCGGGCGCGTGA
- a CDS encoding methyltransferase domain-containing protein, which yields MDVLGLPSDSRILDVPCGQGRHTHLLAEAGYRVEGLDFSETLLRLARRRGTGPALHYTRGDMRRMPGRWTGRFDAVLNLFTSFGFFADPSDDAAVIREFARVLKPGGVLLWHGGSRDGVMARFLSRDWWETSDKTIVAHERSFDPLSGVLTIESTWRGAAKRPGRRTHRIRLYTATRLAELCAAAGLIVETAFDGFSRKPLTGRSSEMLLVARKT from the coding sequence ATGGATGTGCTGGGCCTTCCGTCCGATTCGCGCATCCTCGATGTGCCATGCGGACAGGGCCGGCATACTCATCTCCTTGCCGAAGCCGGTTATCGCGTCGAAGGTCTCGATTTCTCCGAGACGCTTCTGCGGCTGGCCAGACGCCGCGGCACCGGGCCTGCTTTGCACTACACACGCGGGGACATGCGCCGCATGCCGGGCAGGTGGACCGGCCGGTTCGACGCCGTGCTCAACCTCTTTACGTCGTTCGGGTTTTTCGCCGATCCGTCCGATGACGCAGCCGTGATCCGCGAGTTCGCTCGCGTGCTAAAGCCCGGGGGCGTTCTCCTGTGGCATGGCGGCAGCCGCGATGGCGTGATGGCGCGCTTTCTTTCGCGCGACTGGTGGGAGACGAGCGACAAGACGATCGTCGCTCACGAAAGGTCCTTCGACCCGCTCTCGGGAGTCCTCACGATCGAATCGACGTGGCGCGGCGCGGCGAAGCGTCCCGGGCGCCGGACGCACCGCATCCGTCTCTACACCGCCACGCGGCTCGCCGAGCTGTGCGCTGCGGCAGGCCTCATAGTGGAAACGGCGTTCGACGGATTCAGCCGCAAGCCGCTCACCGGGCGATCGAGCGAGATGCTCCTCGTCGCGAGGAAGACGTGA